The following proteins are encoded in a genomic region of Amphiura filiformis chromosome 11, Afil_fr2py, whole genome shotgun sequence:
- the LOC140163481 gene encoding amidase-like: MAESGKENIEQKKAELFRDPTVPGPTTTELSALAARLNYSFGDDELQQCHSLITNALKGFNRLDDLVEPTLPVKYPRTPGYRPSAEENPYNAWYWKSTIKGAGTGKLSGKTFAIKDSVMVAGVPMMNGCRALEGTLPDIDATVVTKLLDAGGTILGKAKCENMCCSGSSYSSAYGPTFNFHDKTRSAGGSSSGSAVLVMAGDVDMAIGGDQAGSVRFPASWNGCVGLKPTWGLVPYTGAGSIDPSVDHLGPMTRTVHDCALMLEVIAGYDDGLDHRQPPNIVVPEYTKKIEVDNLNGVKLGFLRRDSDTKHPRRLWIKLYGKQHKTSQDIWIGFGFEGAYHTMLRGSLQGLGFKGFYPTNSMKTIGAALKHDTKHLPEHFKHIMLTGAYLNETYHGQLYGRSQNLGRLLRQAYDDVLKDCDVVVMPTVPFVAPKLPTDDEMTWEGHIHHSIGMVQNTMAANVTGHPALSINAGWVDKLPVGMMIVGRHWDETTVLKVARAHEKIMTGK, from the exons CAGAGTTATTCAGGGACCCGACAGTTCCTGGACCAACTACAACCGAGTTGTCAGCATTGGCGGCACGTCTGAACTATTCGTTTGGCGACGACGAACTACAACAATGTCATTCTCTTATAACTAATGCTCTTAAGGGTTTCAACCGCCTTGACGATCTTGTGGAACCAACATTGCCCGTGAAGTACCCGCGGACACCGGGTTACAGACCTTCTGCTGAAGAAAACCCTTATAATGCCTG GTACTGGAAATCTACCATTAAAGGAGCCGGTACTGGTAAATTGTCTGGCAAGACGTTTGCAATAAAGGACAGTGTAATGGTAGCTGGGGTACCAATGATGAATGGATGTCGAGCCTTGGAAGGTACTCTACCTGATATAGATGCAACCGTGGTCACGAAACTTCTGGATGCTG GCGGCACTATTCTCGGCAaggcaaaatgtgaaaatatgtgTTGCTCGGGGAGTAGCTATAGTTCAGCATATGGACCAACGTTCAACTTCCATGATAAAACACGCTCAGCAGGCGGATCCAGTAGTGGGAGCGCTGTATTG GTTATGGCAGGAGACGTGGATATGGCGATTGGTGGTGATCAGGCTGGTTCGGTTCGATTTCCAGCCTCTTGGAATGGATGCGTTGGGTTGAAGCCTACATGGGGTCTTGTACCGTACACGGGAGCGGGGTCAATCGACCCATCTGTTGACCATCTGGGACCCATGACAAGGACAGTCCATGATTGTGCCCTAATGCTAGAG GTTATTGCTGGATATGACGACGGATTAGATCATCGTCAGCCTCCAAACATCGTGGTCCCTGAATACACTAAAAAG ATTGAAGTGGACAACTTAAATGGCGTAAAATTGGGATTCTTAAGGAGGGATTCGGACACGAAGCATCCCAGGAGGCTGTGGATAAAATTGTACGGGAAGCAGCACAAAACTT CTCAAGATATTTGGATCGGTTTTGGATTTGAAGGAGCCTATCACACTATGCTCAGAGGATCTC TTCAAGGACTAGGTTTCAAAGGATTCTATCCAACTAACAGCATGAAGACGATAGGCGCAGCTTTGAAGCATGATACCAAGCATTTGCCGGAACACTTCAAG CATATAATGCTTACCGGTGCATACTTAAATGAGACATACCATGGACAGCTGTACGGACGTTCTCAGAATTTGGGGCGCCTGTTACGGCAAGCTTATGACGATGTTCTGAAGGATTGTGACGTAGTTGTCATGCCAACAGTTCCTTTCGTAGCTCCAAAGCTTCCTACAGATGACGAAATGACATGGGAAG GTCATATACATCATTCCATTGGAATGGTACAGAACACCATGGCGGCTAATGTGACGGGCCATCCAGCACTTTCCATCAACGCGGGGTGGGTAGACAAGCTACCCGTAGGGATGATGATCGTTGGACGACACTGGGATGAAACGACTGTTTTGAAAGTAGCACGTGCTCATGAAAAAATTATGACGGGCAAGTAG